From a single Brassica oleracea var. oleracea cultivar TO1000 chromosome C5, BOL, whole genome shotgun sequence genomic region:
- the LOC106292591 gene encoding RNA polymerase II subunit 5-mediating protein homolog isoform X2 gives MEPPQTKGTVTPLASLFSEQEARKAASYVEERIREKREEMNRLQGFVDENDNLISLVKKLPEKLHHNIMVPFGKIAFFPGRLIHTNECLVFLGENYYTDRTSKQTVDVLRRRDKTLQSQIHSLKAEIDDFQTEASFFANTASEAAEGVLEIREEYEEEEEEDSGTVLQRGVEKEASGVTGGEAGEGEDKDDEFARIMSRLNELEMEEEQEEGEDGDDGSVEERELDVVKGLGDKTDDNGIGYEESVLEKPQYLQKDQPRGGIPQQNAETWRDFQATSAVSRSKASSSVVGPQKIESPIQKPEAKFDTNKAFTGLIVEHTHNLETNTHGKMQPSGSQPSKPVSRFKAQRR, from the exons ATGGAGCCGCCGCAGACGAAGGGAACAGTGACGCCTCTAGCGTCGCTGTTCTCAGAGCAAGAGGCACGGAAAGCAGCGAGCTACGTGGAGGAGAGAATCAGAGAGAAGCGGGAAGAGATGAATCGTCTTCAAGGCTTCGTCGACGAGAACGACAATCTCATCAGTCTCGTCAAGAAGCTCCCCGAGAAGCTCCATCACAACATCATG GTTCCCTTCGGTAAAATAGCGTTTTTTCCAGGTCGGTTGATTCACACCAACGAGTGTTTG GTGTTTTTGGGAGAGAATTATTATACGGACAGAACATCGAAGCAGACCGTTGATGTTTTGAGGAGAAGAGACAAGACTTTACAGTCTCAGATTCATTCACTTAAAGCTGAGATTGATGATTTTCAGACGGAGGCTTCGTTCTTTGCTAATACTGCTTCAGAAGCAGCG GAAGGAGTTCTTGAGATTAGAGAAGAGTACGAAGAAGAAGAAGAAGAAGATTCTGGAACTGTGCTTCAGCGAGGTGTTGAGAAAGAGGCTTCTGGTGTTACTGGAGGAGAGGCGGGAGAAGGTGAAGATAAAGACGATGAGTTTGCTCGAATCATGTCCAGGTTGAATGAACTTGAAATGGAAGAAGAACAGGAGGAGGGTGAGGATGGGGATGATGGAAGTGTGGAGGAGAGGGAGCTCGATGTTGTGAAGGGTCTTGGAGATAAAACAGACGACAATGGGATTGGATACGAGGAATCTGTTCTTGAGAAGCCACAATATCTCCAAAAAG ATCAACCGCGTGGAGGAATCCCCCAGCAAAACGCTGAAACATGGAGAGACTTTCAAGCAACATCCGCTGTTTCCAGATCAAAAGCAAGTTCCAGTGTTGTAGGTCCACAAAAGATTGAG TCACCTATACAAAAACCAGAGGCCAAGTTTGATACTAACAAG GCTTTTACTGGATTGATCGTAGAGCACACCCATAATCTAGAAACCAACACCCACGGCAAAATGCAG CCTTCAGGGTCTCAGCCATCAAAACCGGTTTCAAGATTCAAGGCACAGAGAAGGTAG
- the LOC106292591 gene encoding RNA polymerase II subunit 5-mediating protein homolog isoform X1, with translation MEPPQTKGTVTPLASLFSEQEARKAASYVEERIREKREEMNRLQGFVDENDNLISLVKKLPEKLHHNIMVPFGKIAFFPGRLIHTNECLVFLGENYYTDRTSKQTVDVLRRRDKTLQSQIHSLKAEIDDFQTEASFFANTASEAAEGVLEIREEYEEEEEEDSGTVLQRGVEKEASGVTGGEAGEGEDKDDEFARIMSRLNELEMEEEQEEGEDGDDGSVEERELDVVKGLGDKTDDNGIGYEESVLEKPQYLQKEDQPRGGIPQQNAETWRDFQATSAVSRSKASSSVVGPQKIESPIQKPEAKFDTNKAFTGLIVEHTHNLETNTHGKMQPSGSQPSKPVSRFKAQRR, from the exons ATGGAGCCGCCGCAGACGAAGGGAACAGTGACGCCTCTAGCGTCGCTGTTCTCAGAGCAAGAGGCACGGAAAGCAGCGAGCTACGTGGAGGAGAGAATCAGAGAGAAGCGGGAAGAGATGAATCGTCTTCAAGGCTTCGTCGACGAGAACGACAATCTCATCAGTCTCGTCAAGAAGCTCCCCGAGAAGCTCCATCACAACATCATG GTTCCCTTCGGTAAAATAGCGTTTTTTCCAGGTCGGTTGATTCACACCAACGAGTGTTTG GTGTTTTTGGGAGAGAATTATTATACGGACAGAACATCGAAGCAGACCGTTGATGTTTTGAGGAGAAGAGACAAGACTTTACAGTCTCAGATTCATTCACTTAAAGCTGAGATTGATGATTTTCAGACGGAGGCTTCGTTCTTTGCTAATACTGCTTCAGAAGCAGCG GAAGGAGTTCTTGAGATTAGAGAAGAGTACGAAGAAGAAGAAGAAGAAGATTCTGGAACTGTGCTTCAGCGAGGTGTTGAGAAAGAGGCTTCTGGTGTTACTGGAGGAGAGGCGGGAGAAGGTGAAGATAAAGACGATGAGTTTGCTCGAATCATGTCCAGGTTGAATGAACTTGAAATGGAAGAAGAACAGGAGGAGGGTGAGGATGGGGATGATGGAAGTGTGGAGGAGAGGGAGCTCGATGTTGTGAAGGGTCTTGGAGATAAAACAGACGACAATGGGATTGGATACGAGGAATCTGTTCTTGAGAAGCCACAATATCTCCAAAAAG AAGATCAACCGCGTGGAGGAATCCCCCAGCAAAACGCTGAAACATGGAGAGACTTTCAAGCAACATCCGCTGTTTCCAGATCAAAAGCAAGTTCCAGTGTTGTAGGTCCACAAAAGATTGAG TCACCTATACAAAAACCAGAGGCCAAGTTTGATACTAACAAG GCTTTTACTGGATTGATCGTAGAGCACACCCATAATCTAGAAACCAACACCCACGGCAAAATGCAG CCTTCAGGGTCTCAGCCATCAAAACCGGTTTCAAGATTCAAGGCACAGAGAAGGTAG
- the LOC106293232 gene encoding putative E3 ubiquitin-protein ligase RING1b, translating into MPALNNFSAAEKEDDQLGRTTQAEEKEEDPDHMDVMEEEEALEEEGSKERSPSSTSEEQSESEFIEGIDLEDIRTYVQCPICLGIIRKTRTFMECLHRFCQECIDKSMRFGNHECPACRKHVASRRSLRPDPKFDAFIAAIFGNIDSYEEQDLAFDGDELARNMQIQATIAQVSQRQSEALVKTKSSGKDAPRSQPSGSGSRRRRRNSRNMEHDTSQAAHDDDGDNNRVNASSSAEILPRKRNRRSAARSTAQPSSSSCPSNNDNNCANDVTEEAHHRDSRGIAHGFAWGKGGRRSNARQGNNNQGASSSKSVRNARLNRLVDYLSTLESNSV; encoded by the exons ATGCCTGCGTTGAACAACTTTTCCGCCGCCGAGAAAGAAGACGACCAACTTGGTCGTACCACACAAGCTGAGGAGAAAGAAGAAGATCCGGACCACATGGATGTGATGGAAGAAGAAGAAGCGTTAGAAGAAGAAG GTTCCAAGGAGAGAAGTCCATCTTCTACATCAGAAGAGCAATCAGAATCAGA ATTTATAGAAGGTATTGATCTAGAGGATATCCGTACGTACGTGCAGTGTCCGATATGTCTAG GAATTATAAGGAAAACAAGGACTTTCATGGAATGTCTCCATCGGTTTTGTCAAGAGTGCATTGATAAGTCAATGAGATTTGG GAACCATGAGTGTCCTGCTTGTAGAAAACATGTAGCCAGCCGACGTTCATTAAGACCCGACCCAAAATTCGATGCTTTTATTGCAGCTATATTCGGAAATATCGATAGTTATGAGGAGCAG GATTTGGCTTTTGATGGAGATGAGTTGGCTCGTAATATGCAG ATTCAAGCAACTATAGCTCAAGTATCGCAACGACAATCTGAGGCCCTTGTGAAAACAAAGTCTTCTGGTAAAGATGCACCGAGATCACAGCCTAGTGGTAGTGGCTCCAGAAGAAGAAGGAGGAACAGCAGAAACATGGAACATGATACATCACAAGCCGCCCATGATGATGATGGTGATAACAACAGAGTCAACGCTTCGTCTTCTGCTGAAATACTGCCGAGAAAAAGAAACAGGCGCTCTGCAGCTCGTTCTACAGCTCAGCCTTCTTCTTCTTCATGTCCAAGCAACAATGATAATAACTGCGCTAATGATGTCACAGAGGAAGCGCATCATAGAGACAGCAGAGGCATAGCACATGGGTTTGCATGGGGAAAAGGCGGCAGAAGGAGTAACGCAAGACAAGGGAACAATAACCAAGGAGCTAGTAGTAGTAAGAGTGTTAGGAATGCTCGCTTGAACAGACTTGTGGATTATCTCAGTACCTTAGAGAGTAACAGTGTCTAA
- the LOC106344224 gene encoding ankyrin repeat-containing protein At5g02620-like, with the protein MGKSDIEIAVLRHRKARIRELRHRQLLHTADVSPPEAINYMAQGIYMVATQAAPGGHAPAVVVLINHINQLPLGMQIFLREGRQVDVGDVWVVQNNEGNTALHLALKANHQQVALLLVGLDQRVSFVPNEERASPLYMAAEAGDALLVGQMLNEPATRFEGKSVVHAAIKSRNIAILNLLLVPNRQNLFNARDEEKRSVLSYAASVGYDDGVQRLLQAFENIAYVRDPDGFFPIHSACRRGHLGALQAILQSCPDTIELLNLQGQNVLHVAAECGKTEVVKYILRNEQYANLINQKDHTGNTPLHLATVFWYPMIVHILTKDERVNVGEQNKLGFTALDAAEECMDLNPTFRERLTWMALVCVGTPRALKLMPYDSFLAPVPQEGIIQSNEMPSAKKYKDRVNTLLLLAILVATVAFSAGFSVTKVPEGEKHWYKPVALQVFVVSNTIAMYSSVLTTVALIWAQLGDLVLILNVFKVALPLLGIALIFMSFAFLAGMFVVVGNQLWLHVLLLASGGIFLGMLVLLVVPFVCPYTSKPSLFRYVWRYPFWLLLMLIVRDDNDDDLE; encoded by the exons ATGGGGAAGTCTGATATAGAAATTGCAGTTCTAAGGCATAGAAAAGCCAGGATTAGGGAATTACGCCACAGGCAACTGCTTCATACTGCTGACGTTTCACCCCCTGAGGCGATCAACTACATGGCACAAGGAATATATATGGTAGCCACACAAG CAGCTCCCGGAGGCCACGCACCGGCTGTGGTCGTTCTTATTAACCACATAAACCAACTTCCGCTTGGAATGCAAATTTTCCTGAGAGAAGGAAGACAGGTAGACGTTGGAGATGTTTGGGTAGTGCAGAACAATGAAGGAAACACTGCCCTGCACCTAGCCTTGAAAGCAAATCATCAACAAGTTGCTTTGCTTCTCGTTGGACTCGATCAAAGGGTTTCTTTCGTTCCTAACGAAGAGAGAGCATCGCCCTTGTACATGGCAGCTGAAGCTGGAGATGCGTTACTTGTGGGCCAAATGTTAAATGAACCTGCTACTCGCTTTGAAGGAAAATCAGTTGTGCATGCTGCAATCAAAAGCAGAAATATAG CTATCTTAAATCTTCTGTTAGTTCCCAACCGCCAAAACCTCTTCAACGCAAGGGATGAAGAAAAAAGGAGCGTTCTCTCATATGCAGCTTCCGTAGGATATGATGATGGAGTACAACGTCTATTACAGGCGTTTGAAAATATTGCTTATGTTAGGGATCCTGATGGCTTCTTCCCCATCCATTCTGCTTGCAGAAGAGGTCATTTGGGCGCTCTGCAGGCTATCTTGCAATCCTGTCCTGACACTATAGAGCTACTTAACCTACAAGGTCAAAATGTCCTCCACGTTGCAGCTGAATGTGGGAAAACCGAAGTTGTCAAATACATTCTCAGAAACGAACAGTATGCAAACCTCATAAATCAGAAGGATCATACAGGAAACACTCCACTACACTTGGCTACAGTGTTCTGGTATCCAATGATTGTCCATATACTTACAAAGGATGAAAGGGTTAACGTGGGTGAACAGAACAAATTGGGCTTTACAGCTCTTGATGCAGCTGAGGAATGTATGGATTTGAACCCCACTTTCCGTGAG CGACTGACATGGATGGCTTTAGTATGTGTTGGTACACCAAGAGCTCTAAAATTGATGCCCTATGACTCATTTTTGGCACCTGTGCCTCAGGAAGGAATCATCCAGTCCAATGAGATGCCATCTGCCAAAAAATACAAGGATAGAGTTAACACCCTGCTGTTGTTGGCTATACTCGTTGCGACTGTTGCATTTTCTGCAGGTTTCAGTGTGACAAAAGTACCTGAGGGAGAAAAACATTGGTATAAACCAGTTGCGTTGCAAGTCTTTGTGGTTTCAAACACAATAGCGATGTACAGTTCTGTTCTCACAACTGTTGCTCTCATATGGGCACAGCTAGGCGATCTGGTGTTGATCCTCAATGTCTTCAAGGTGGCGCTGCCGCTTCTTGGCATAGCTCTTATTTTCATGTCATTTGCTTTTCTAGCTGGTATGTTTGTAGTGGTGGGAAACCAGCTGTGGCTTCATGTGTTGCTCCTTGCATCAGGCGGCATCTTCTTGGGCATGCTTGTTCTGCTGGTTGTTCCTTTTGTCTGCCCTTATACTTCAAAACCATCCCTTTTCAGGTATGTCTGGCGTTACCCTTTTTGGCTTCTTCTTATGCTCATTGTGCGGGATGATAACGACGATGACTTGGAATGA
- the LOC106343962 gene encoding protein TPX2-like, which yields MEGTTEEPIGSAATAIVDQTYEFLAPRWFDFVNGETEGEARRAELWFASALSCAPSPSVPRIKARRCFKVETMCNFNEEEEEDKRIKDEEPSEPVAATIASQPESDIISEAKKEEGDTTEASTIKPTHSRSKDAADASNTREKTPKQIENKENIPPSRTEACTPKPPLQSSHGGKSMDLKKQQTARKIASLLRNPSALRPKNQPHSSSQLKGTNQKSVKRETSPKNIAGTTSLIQDNQAIKKQKLDDGKSRQILNPKPTTLLHKTRQGLVNTGFNVCPSVTKQTPKENRKVYVREQVAPFMSTAELMKKFQTSTRDLSLPHANPSLPQNRTKLTLTRPKEPEFVTSQRARPVRVKSSAELEEEMLAKIPKFKARPVNKKILAAPALPAPQRSTPQLPEFQEFHLETMARASQHAETSSIASTEVSKQHNDCRPPHLTAPKSPVLQTMLRARPTKAKTTAELEQEELEKAPKFKAKPLNKKIFESKGEMGIFCNMKKHITIPQEFHFATDERISQPCPVVDIFDKLSLTSDSCHEKPLPRNTAPNPFNLRTEERGAEKEKKFVMEITQKLIGDERARVPKANPYPYTTDYPVVPQKPEPKQCTKPEPFQLESLVRHEDEVRREREERMRMEREEAQKRLFKAQPVIKEDPIPVPEKVRKPLTEIQEFNLHVETRAVERADFDQKIKEKENQYKRYREESEAAKMVEEERFLKQMRKTMVPHARPVPKFNKPFLPQKSSKEITKPKSPNLRVIKRTERRTMMAPPTVSAATSASAGQMR from the exons ATGGAAGGAACGACGGAGGAACCAATCGGCAGTGCCGCGACGGCGATCGTTGATCAGACGTACGAGTTCTTGGCGCCGCGATGGTTCGATTTCGTTAACGGCGAGACGGAGGGCGAGGCTCGCCGAGCTGAGCTCTGGTTTGCATCGGCTCTGAGCTGCGCGCCTTCTC CATCGGTTCCTAGAATCAAAGCAAGGAGATGTTTCAAGGTAGAGACCATGTGTAACTTCAATGAAGAAGAAGAAGAAGATAAACGAATAAAG GATGAAGAGCCTTCAGAGCCAGTAGCTGCAACTATTGCTTCACAACCGGAGAGTGATATTATCTCTGAGGCTAAGAAAGAGGAAGGTGATACTACTGAAGCAAGCACAATTAAGCCAACTCACAGCCGTTCCAAGGACGCAGCAGATGCAAG CAATACCAGGGAGAAAACGCCTAAGCAGATAGAAAACAAGGAGAACATTCCTCCTTCTAGGACAGAAGCTTGCACACCCAAACCACCACTGCAGTCATCTCATGGAGGAAAGTCAATGGATCTTAAGAAGCAGCAAACTGCTAGAAAGATAGCTAGTCTTTTGAGGAATCCATCTGCGCTTAGGCCGAAAAATCAGCCACACTCGTCTTCTCAACTGAAAGGAACTAATCAGAAAAGTGTGAAAAG GGAAACGAGTCCCAAGAACATAGCTGGCACTACCAGTCTGATTCAGGATAACCAAGCCATCAAAAAGCAAAAGCTAGATGATGGAAAATCAAGACAG ATTCTAAATCCAAAACCAACAACTCTGCTCCACAAGACAAGACAAGGTCTCGTTAACACCGGTTTCAACGTATGCCCTTCGGTCACTAAGCAAACTCCCAAGGAGAACAGGAAG GTTTATGTCCGTGAGCAAGTTGCACCTTTTATGTCAACTGCTGAGTTGATGAAAAAGTTCCAAACAAGCACGCGAGACTTGTCACTTCCTCATGCCAACCCTTCTCTTCCACAA AACCGAACTAAGTTGACACTGACAAGACCAAAGGAGCCTGAATTTGTGACATCCCAACGAGCTCGTCCTGTAAGAGTGAAGAGCAGTGCAGAGCTTGAGGAAGAGATGTTGGCAAAGATTCCCAAGTTTAAAGCTCGACCTGTGAACAAGAAG ATTTTGGCAGCTCCAGCTTTGCCTGCGCCTCAAAGAAGCACACCACAACTGCCAGAATTTCAG GAATTTCATCTTGAAACAATGGCTAGGGCTAGCCAACATGCAGAGACATCTTCAATTGCTTCAACCGAAGTGTCTAAGCAG CATAATGATTGTAGGCCTCCTCACCTTACTGCACCAAAGAGCCCAGTGCTCCAAACGATGCTAAGAGCTCGTCCTACTAAAGCAAAAACTACTGCGGAACTTGAGCAAGAGGAACTAGAGAAGGCACCAAAATTCAAAGCAAAACCTTTAAACAAAAAG ATATTTGAAAGTAAAGGAGAGATGGGCATCTTTTGCAACATGAAGAAGCACATAACCATACCTCAAGAGTTCCACTTTGCGACAGATGAGAGGATATCTCAGCCATGTCCTGTCGTAGATATATTCGACAAG CTCTCACTGACCTCTGACTCTTGCCATGAAAAGCCTCTACCAAGGAATACTGCTCCAAATCCCTTCAACCTAAGGACAGAA GAACGAGGCGCTGAAAAGGAGAAAAAGTTTGTAATGGAGATCACTCAGAAGCTGATAGGAGATGAAAGGGCCAGAGTTCCAAAAGCAAACCCATATCCTTACACAACCGACTATCCCGTG GTACCACAAAAACCAGAACCCAAGCAATGCACAAAGCCAGAACCGTTCCAGTTAGAGAGTCTAGTGAGGCACGAAGATGAAGTGCGTAGAGAAAGGGAAGAGAGGATGAGAATGGAGAGAGAAGAAGCGCAGAAGAGACTCTTCAAAGCACAACCAGTTATAAAAGA GGACCCAATCCCTGTTCCAGAGAAAGTACGAAAGCCTCTCACAGAGATTCAGGAGTTCAACCTCCATGTAGAGACTCGAGCTGTTGAGAGAGCAGACTTTGATCAGAAA ATCAAAGAGAAGGAGAATCAGTACAAGAGATACCGTGAAGAGAGTGAAGCTGCGAAAATG GTGGAGGAAGAGAGGTTTCTAAAGCAAATGAGAAAGACGATGGTTCCTCATGCTAGACCTGTGCCTAAGTTCAACAAACCCTTCTTACCTCAGAA GTCCAGCAAGGAGATAACGAAACCAAAATCACCAAATCTTAGAGTGATCAAAAGAACCGAGAGAAGAACTATGATGGCTCCTCCAACTGTGTCTGCAGCTACCAGTGCTTCAGCTGGTCAGATGAGATAG